CAGAAAGAAACGAATTTGAACTTTTGGCATTTTTATATCATAGATTAAGAAAGCATGTGTTTAGACTGTTACACCAACGGTTTTGCTCACAAACCGCAGCCTGACCTCTTTGGGCTGCGCCCCATAGGATATAAAATATGACCGCTTCAAAAGTTCAAATTCGTTTTGCCCAACGCCAAGATTGTAAATTGATCTTAGACTTTATCACTCAGCTTGCGATTTATGAAAAACTTGAACATGAAGTGAGCGCCACAGTAGAAGCCTTACAAAATACACTTTTTGGCGAAAAACCACATGCGGAAGTGGTGATTTTGGAAGAGCAACAACGCCCCGTAGGTTTTGCTTTATTTTTTCATAACTATTCTACCTTTTTAGCCCAACCAGGATTGTATCTGGAGGACCTTTTTGTGCTTCCAGAATATCGAGGCAAGGGGTACGGTACACTTCTGTTGAGCTTTCTTGCCGACCTGGCCGTTCAACGCGATTGTGGGCGCTTTGAATGGTCCGTTTTAGATTGGAATACTCCTGCTCTACGTGTCTATGAACGTTTAGGAGCCCTACCTATGAGCGAATGGACCTCACAGCGTCTAACTGGTGAGGCTTTGCAAAAGCTAGCGGAATCCTACAGAAAATAAAATTTATGACGGCGGCCAAGAGCTGATTAACGTCACAGAGTTTGTCAAAATTACCTGACCTTTTTGGTCCCTTGGATTGTAATTTCTTTTTACCCCACTAACTCCCTGATACGGCTTGGAAAATCTTAATATTTTGGTGTTGTCAATTTCTCGGTTTGTAGCACGAATTTCGCTGTAATTCTGGTACTCGGGAGGCGAGATATGAACACCACAAAAAGGAACAGCATGTTTTATGCTTTAATTCTAACAGCGTCTTTTTTATTAAGTCCTGTTGCCTATGCGGGAACAGATGGCGCAGGACTTGTGCTTTTTACGGCAATACAAAGAAGCAAAGTGAAACAACCCTCAAAACTTACTTTTGCTTGCGAGACAGGACGCGGTAAACATGAGCTGTATGCGTTTGATTTTTACGCTCATTCACCCCACAGCCCTTTTGGTACGGCAAAGATTGACGAAAAGGGCTTAACCTGTGACCCCATCACTCTACAGACTTTTATTACAAGACATTCCACATCCTGTTTAGACAGACAAGTGCATTGGGCACATGAACAGATTCAAAAAACTTTAAGTGCCTTACCTAAAGACGGCCCTTATAGAGTGAAAATGTCAGTGCACAGTCAAATTGGTGATACTCATTGGAGTAACGATTGGGGTTCTTATTTGGTTGGACTTTTTAGTTTTGTCAGCGAGAGTCACGCCAATGAAGTAGAATGTGATTTAAAGATCAGCCTAGAATTGCACGAACGCACTGAAGATCATAATTTTATCGTACTTGATAAAATCAGTTACTCATTCAACTCACCTACGTCGCTTACAGCTCCAGAACAAGATCAGGATTAAAATAACTTTAATTACAAAGCCATTTCCATGGCCCTGATACAAAAAAAGAGACCTATGGCGAAGGTTTATAATATAAAACACTCATGTCATTGGATCAAAAAGTCTTGCACTATAGCGTTGTCCTCTCTATTTTAAATCCATGAGTAAGCTCACACTAACCTCTTTTAATATTCGTTGCTTTGGTTTTAATGGTGATTACTTCGCGCCCGCAAAGTCCGAATTGCGCGTTCCCTTTCTGAAAAAATTTGTGTTTGATCACTTTTCCAATACTGATGTTTTTATTCTACAAGAGATCATGGACCCTAGTTTACTTCCAAATCTTCTCCCTCAAGGATTTAAGTTTTACACTTATGAACACACTTACCCACGACACATGTATATTGCTCTTTGTTGTCGTCAAGGGCTAGACTTTGTGGAAACACAAATCATCCCCGATACAGCTATTGACAGCACCTCATCAAGACCCGCATTTTATGGAGTGCTCACCCAAGGAAAAACACCTCTAGCTCAGATCGTTGGTGTGCATCTTAAATCCGATTACAACAACACAGACAATCGCATTAAGCAGGCTCTTGCCATCTGTGAATTTTTAAACCAAAAGCAAGACCCATTACCTGTAGTCCTTGCTGGGGACTTTAACAGCCATCTCAATTCCAAAACCAAAAAGAACCGTGATGACCTGTTTTATCTGAATGATCTTTTCGAAAAACAAGGACTAAAACGTGCAGAGCTTTTTGACTTTACTTACATCACGTCCTTTGAGCGTGCCCATCTGGATCATATTTGGACCTCGGCTCAAATTCTAGAAACTCGCACCTATAATTATACATCTTATGCCCCTGCAGCAGAGGCATTAAAAAAATATTTTGATGAAATTTCAGATCACTTGCCTGTCTCTGCAACTCTGGCTTTATAAACGAATCGACCACAAATCCGTCAAATGCTCATCAGCATCTGGTCCCAAATTTCTTTCTATAAAATACAAGAACGCTTATTTTAAATACTCACCCATACGATATAGGATTTTAGGTAATTTTGATTTTCTGCTGTCCGTAAAACCCTTAGCCTTGGCAATCACATCATACTTCAGGTCACGAAACTCAACCTTATAAGAACTATGTGATTTAATACCAAAAACCACGAAGCCTTCTGCATCCAAATAAGCACAATCACTCCAGCTACAAGCTATAATATCCCTAGGGGAATCATCAAATAAAGACTGGCCATGAGAGTAGTCCTTTGAGGGACTGTTCACTCCTAAAAAGGGCATGAGAGTGGGAATCAGATCATGATGGGACGTAATATGTGTATATTCCTGTGGCTTTTTACCAGGGATATACACCAACATTGGAACCTGCACTTGATATGGTGTAAACGCGTTAGCATGGCCAATATGACCATTCTCCAAAAACTCTTCTCCGTGGTCACCCGTGATCACTATAATTGTATTCTTCAAAACATTCTGTTTTTCTAACGTTTCTAGCAGTCTGCCTATAAGAACATCTATATAGTATAAGCTGTTATGGTAACAATTTTTAATCTCTAATTTAATCTCCTCGTCACTAAGGGACATATAGCTCACTTGATCCACTATGGGTTCAAATTTCACATGATCATCTGGAAACGAATAAGGCGCATGGGTGCTGTCCAATAAACTATATACAAAGAAAGGCTTCTTTTCAGAAATAGAGAAATTTGTCAGATCCTCTAAGGCCTCTGCATTTTTAATATGCGCAGGTGCTATGCCATACTCGTCTTTTACATGTTCGAGCATATTTACAAAGAGTGTTTTTCTGAATTCAGGAAAGGTCTGCGGAGACGGCGAATACACTTGCATTTGGTAATTAAGCTCTTGCAAGCGATCTAAGAAAACAGGAGATCGATTCTTTCTTAAAAACTGATCCCAATAAGAAGAGTAGATGCCATAAAACAAAGAAAACACCCCGTTACGCGTTCCATTTCCACCACTATAATGCAGAGTAAAGTTTTGTGATTTTTTAGCAAAATCAAACAAATGAGGTGTGATTTCTGGAGTGAATGACTGCGCCCTAAAGCTGTCTATCACTAAAAATATAAAATTATATTGCGTATCTGTTTTTTTAAATTTTAAATCTTTGAGAGGGTAATGCAGTTCCGATTTAACTTGTTCCACAACTTCCATATCAGGCGTAGGTAAATAGCCAAACACCTTCTTGAATGTTCTTTTTACCGTTAAAGGTTGATAACCTGGCACCACATTATAAACCTTGGTGATTTCATATATATCGTACAAATCCCCATAAGCATAAAGACTGGAACCCACTAGATATAAACCTAAAAGTCCACTACATAGGAGTTTTGTCCTGAGCAAAGGGATAGATAATTTTCTTTGGCAAAAAATATAAAGCAGATATTGAGCTACAGTAAAGCTCAGTGCAATAAAAATGATAATATAAATATCCCACGTTTTAATCCCTAAGGACTCCCATCCTCCTGGTGTGATTAAGACATTCCAAACCAATGAATTAAAATGAAATTTCAAAAAATAATATATCTGTGTATCTGCAAACAAAAAAAGTCCCAAGACAGAGTACACCAGAGGCATCACCAAATTTTGTAGCGGTTTCGGCAAGAAACCAAACGCCAGATAAATCAGAGAATAGATGACCCCAATCTGAACAACCAAACTTACGGTGATATAAGTCAGAGAAAAAATGCCTGTATAGGGCGTGCTTGCAAAGTAAAGCAGAGAAATTAAACTACCAATAAGAATATTAAATAATAAAAAATGGGTATTTTTTAAACCCCAAAAATTACTTTTAAAAAAATCCACTACTGCTGCAAGCACTTCCAACCTCTGATGACTGCCTACGAATTGAATACGTATCCTAAAAAACGATATTCATTCCGATTCAGATGGGAAGTCAAATAAATATATATACCTTTCTTATTTGTAATAAATGCCGAAACTTCCCCTCACGCCTTACCCCACCAGAGGGGAATAAAACATGTCCTTTCAAGCCTTATCCAGTCAGAGGAGTTAAATCATTCCCTCTCAAGCCTTATCCAGCCAGAGGGTATAGAACATGTCTTTTAAACATCTTATTTTCAATTAGGGTCAAAATGCGCAAATGGGCGTAATATTAAAGAATAGAGGCTTTGGGCGTCTTGGTTTGCTCCTTGTGGATTGACCTCTAAAATGATTATTACTTAGAATAAGGAGGGTTCATTCTATCTGTTTTGCAACTGTGTCCAAATGAACCCAATTAAACTCAACTCATTCTCTTTTTAGCAAGGAGTTTTTATGTTTAAATCCTCACTAACAATTCTTGTGGCTTTTTTACTACTCGCAAATTGCACCTCCTACCATAAAGGGATCGCCTCCTATGAAGAAGTGTACTCAGCCAACGACCCTTCCACGTTTGAGTTTTCACATTTTAAATACTTCGGAAGCAACAATGTGCTCATCATCAATGAAGATAGAAGAATCAAAAGAGACCTAGCCGAACTGTGCAGTGATTTTGAAATGAGTTGCATTCGTTACAATTTAGATATCGAATCTGAAAAAGCTACAAGTCAGATGGATGACATCCTAAAGCAGATTTATAAGTACAAAGGGGAAACCTTTTTGTTGGTTTCCGATCATGCCGACATCACTTCAGCCATTGTCGCCAAATATGCTAAGTTAAGATATAAAGACCAAAACTATGAAAAAATCTTTAAGACCTTTAAAGCCGAAAATGTCGACGCTTTACTGCCACTCGTTAAATAGAACTTAAGGAAGGATCTGCAAAATCCAGTTATACAGAATGTCTCTTTCGTTTGCAGGAATGGTACCGATGGTGGGCATGGTTTTGGGACCCATGGGACCTAAGCTGTTTTGAATTCTATAGTAAAGCGGCGAAGCCTCTGGGTCACCTGGTATGATATATCCCTCATCCACAAACCAGTCTTCACTAGCTAAAGCCCAACCTACATGATGACACATATTACATCTGTTTGCGATCACACGATTAGCAGCCTCAAACATTTCGCTACCATCGGGTGCCAAACCATCTCCTGCACTGGAGTTCTCAGTTTGCAGACACCCACTCGATAAAGCTACACAGAAAAAAATCAAAATGTACTTCATCATCAATTAACCTTTTACCCTATAATCGCCATACTTTTTATTTTACAATAAAACTATGATTTAGTCTAAAATACTGAATCTACAGTTTTTTGATCCCAACCTTTGTCTCTTTTTAAGACTATTTGGATTTACTTCCTTTCCTTGCATCCACAGCCGCCCGTGCTTTTGGCATTGGAACTTGCTCAACGGGAACTGTCACTCTCACAGTCACTTCATCTTTAACTCCCACACCCATGTACTTCACATCTTTAATACCCAAAGAAGCTAAATTCATTGTAAAACTAGATGTTAAAAACTTTCCCTTAGTGGTGTATGTGGTGTTGATCTGATGTTGCTTTCCCATCAAAGAGATCACGGCCTTGGCTTTTCCATCCGTGCCTTTGGCTTTCACCAGCTTGGCTGTTGGAAATTTATCCGTCAGCAGTCTCTGTTTCAAATGTTTATCTCGCAATGCAATTCCTGTCTTCAAACTGTTCAGATCCACAACAACTTGATTAGAAATGACAACGTTGCCGCGCTGTTTAACCAAACCTTTCGCAGTGCCTTTCGCTTTGAAACTTCCTGCAGGACTCAGTTGTACATCAACTTCCACACCAGCACTTGCGTTTGCAATGTGTGAAACAAAAAGAACACTCACAAGCACAGTAAGAAAATGACTCATAATTAGCTCCTGATTTTAGCCAGATAAACATTTGTCACACAGGTAAAATTTTAGCTATGATATGTGTTATATGTCACGCCTTCTGTTTTTTTTTGGACTTCTTATACCATTGCCCACTTGGGCTTATCCGCAATTCATCGGATACAAGTATTCCTCGTGCATCACATGTCACTACAACAGCCAAGGTAATGGACCCATCAATGATTATGGACGCGCTCTATGGGCGACAGAGATCGCAGGACGCATGGGTGCAGAAAACAAGACAGACGATCAGCTCGGAGAAGCCTCTGGAGTTTTGGGAAAGAAAAATCTACCTTATTGGATCAGACCTGGATTTAAGCTAAGACAGCTCTGGGCAAATTCAAATCCAGGAACAGACATCTCTACGTCTCGAGAAATTTTAATGCAAGCCGAAGGAAGTTTGGCCTTATTCTTAGATCAGAGTCAGAAGTATGCTGTTGTCGGGTCCTTTGGTTATGTGCCCGAGCCCCTTCGTCTTCAAGGTCGGGGCATGAGTGTTGACACTTGGATTTCAAGAGAACACTACGTCAGAGCCCAAGCCATGGAAGATTTGTGGGTCTATGCAGGCATGACCGACAAGGTCTATGGCATACGTCATGCCAACCATACAGCCTTTAGTCGGTCCAGAACAGGTTTAGCCCAAAACGACCAAGCTCATGGTGTTGTCGCCCACTATATCAAACCCAATTGGGAGTTAGCTGCGAATGCCTTTGTAGGAAATTTATATCAAGATGCTCCTTATCGCCAACAAGGTCTGTCACTTTGGTTTGAATACGAGATCAAAGAAAATTGGCGGCTGGGAACTTCTATACTTAAATCAAAAAATGATTTTGTAAATAATTTAAGATTAGGATTTATGTCTCGTGTAGGATATGGAAGCGGTACAGCTGTTTTATTTGAGTCAGGTTTGATTAAAGACAGTCCTACCACAGGCAATGGCTCTAGAACTGGTTATTATGTATATTCCGAAGCACATCAACGAGTGGCCCGAGGCTACCATGTTTTTGTTACTGGTCAGGCCTACAAAGCTGACATCACAGGCGCTCATTCAGATAGCGTCACTCTGGGATTTGGGCTTCTGGCTTTCCCAATGCAAAGAGTGGAACTCCGAATTGAAGCCGAGAATTCCCAATCATTTTCTTCTGACCCAGAGATACAAAGGTACTTTTGGAACGCATTAGGACAACTTCACATTTCACTTTAGAGGATAGCAGTGAGATTTATTAAAATCATTTTTAGTCTTTTTATCATCACAAGCAGCTATCACTCTGCTGTCTTTGCGCAGAGTAAAGCTCCAGCACGTGCTCCTAAAAGACCTATTCAGACTAAAGCCGCAGCAAAGCCCGTACCTGAAAAAAGTTTTGCTCAACGTAACTACAAAGAACTACACTTTGGCCTCAATCTGATCACCAATCGCTTCACCCTAGATGTGGGGGGCTCCAAAGCAGCTATGCGCACACAACTGCAAGGCTTAAGCTTTACTTATACCCTATACCGTCCAAGTCAAAATATTATGTGGCTATACAGCTATGGATTTGGCGCGACAGTCGGTGTTGCGAAAGCTTCTCCCGATCCCTTTCATGCCCCTTTTGATGGTTATGAGGTGAAAAATAAAACTTGGTTTATGGGGTCTTTCTTGCCTGGCATAGACTTCCGACGCTCTCAACGGGCTCGGGTTGGGATTTTTACACCCGTCGTATTTAGAATTTTAGACTTTGGGTATGACGAAAATGTGGCCAAAGTCTTTGATGATGATCCCTTCTCTGTGGGCGTAGGATTTCGGTATATCAACGCCCTCTCCGTCCGTGATTCTGTTTCTATTTCATTTACTCATCAAATCATCTGGGCGGCTTCAACTTGGGAATTAGTATGGCAACGTCGTCTTGGTTTATAAACCTTTGTTCCTGCACCTTTGTGTTCATCAACGCAAAAGCGCAAGGCTTCACTTTACCTATCTATTCAGGAGCCCTTAAGATATGAACTTCTTTTTAAAATTTATCTTGGCGTTTATTTTTATTGTTGGTTCTGGGGCTTTGAACTTCGCTTTGGCCGCACAAGTGGTTGCCGTCAAAGGCAAACAGGTTTTAGTGAGAGGAAAAAACCTTAAGACCAATGGCCTTTACTATGTGGTAGCCCAAGGTAAAAGGCGTGGTGTCGTGAGAATTAAAAAGGTACAGGGCACTAAGGCCCTTGCTGTGCTATTAAAAGGTAACGTGAATAAAGGCCATAGTTTAATTTATAGATCACCAAAACCAAAATCAGCCACACAAGCCAAAGCGCCGAAAACGCAAAGACCTTCTTCTGCAAAAACAAAACCTAGAACTAAAAAAAGTTCCAGTCTCCCCTCTCCTGGGTTTTACGGGATCGGTGGTGCCTTAGCTTATCACCAAAACAAAGCGAGTATAAAATTCAACAACGGTGATTCCGATTCTCTTTCTGGCTCTGGCATTAGCTTTAAGGCTTTTGGTGACTATATGTTTGCCGAACGCATTCACCTTAGAGGCGAAGTCGGTACGGTTGCTTTTAAATCCAAAGGGGCCGACAAATGCTTTGGCGAACAATGTCGTTTGAATATTAACTACTTAGGAGCTACTGTAATGGCTCGCTATATGTTTAATCCCCACAACAGTCTCACTCGTTACTGGGGTGGTGCTGGGGCAAGCTTGGTCTTTCCACTCAGCAAAGGAAACACCAACGCCGTACAAGTAGACGATGTAGGAAGCACGATGACCTTTCATATTGGCGGCGGCTTAGACTATCAACTTAACGACAAATATTTCATCCCCGTCACGGCAGAATATATTTTATTTCCACCTAGTGACGATGTCTCCTCAAACATGATGATGCTTAAGGTGGGTTTTGGAATGCGATTATAGTTATATAGAAATCCTAAGGAACTTCCCAGCCTGTAGACACACATAAACCCAAGCCGACATGACGTAAGCCTTCATCTGTAGCACTGCCTTGCTCTTGCGCGCGTTCATATAAGTCGTCTAATGATGCCAGAGTTCGTTGACGTGGCATTTGACCCAAATAAAATAACTGATGAGCATTAAATAGCATATCGTCAGAGGTGTTAAGCATCGCTCCTACTTTTTTAATATTGGCTTCAAAGTTTTTTAACACATTGTCATTTTGTAACAGTCGATCACAGGCTTGCTGTTTTAAGCTGGCTCTGAATACACTGCTCACTGGTGCCAGTTGCAAAGAAGCATGAGCCACATTTCGTCCATTGCAACCATATTCCTGAATAGTATAAAAGCAGGGTCCACCAAAATCCATAAAGTTTTTCTGAACCACATCATCAATCAAGGTCTTAATAGCTCTATGAGGATTTGCTGTCCAAGTGGACTGGTCTGGCGGCAAAAAGGCACGATAAAGAACCGTCGCCACATAATTTCTTTCTGTATTACGTGCTGTGGTTGTGACTCTTTGCTCAATCCCCACCCACTCACCGTCTTTTACGGTTAAACCATGGACAGGTTTCCATGCGTCCTTATGGGGATCTTCTGCTGCCAAACGATAATAGTCCATAGACGACATCGACCCAATATAAGAGCAGTTCTGAAAAGAGAACAGAAAAAATCCAAGAAGAGCCACAAATGCAAAGGCGGCTTTAAAGTGTCGTTTTGTCATACTAACCCACCACCTTTAATTTAATATCTTCATTGGCATGAGTACTTTGACGAGCTTTTCCACCAATGACTTGCAATAGACCCACGTTATTATTAGCTGGCGTTGGAATCCCTAATAATTCACACACTGTGGAATGCACATGCCCAGGCGTTAAGGTCACTGGCCCTTGTTCAATGTTAAGTGGTGCACCAATACCCCAGCTGCCTTTATAGTTTGTGCCCACTAGACTTAATCCTGGAGCCGTACCATCTTTATAAATACGCCCAATCACTTTCGGAGTTTGCGCATCAATTGTTCCTGAGAACAGCGTGCAGACTTGAGCTTGGAAACCATGATCCGATCCTGTGCCATCTATACGAGGCGATCTATTAAATTCACCTGAAAGTTTAATGACCATGTCATTAAAACTATAACCTTTTCCAGAGGTCTTTCTGTTGTTAATAAATTCATATAAGCAAGAGCTTAGTGCTCTATACATCAAAGAGTTTGTCATTGTAGACACCGCAGCACCCACATTATGCTGGTCATGAGTCACTCCACGAGCAGCTGGTGAACTACCTGCTGCAATTGTCATATTGGCAGTCATGTTTCCTACGCGCCCCAATAAACTGGAAGATAATTTGTTTTCAGCTAAAAATTCAGCCACGGCAAACAACTGAGACATTTGATTATGCATTCCCGCAAACGCCAAATCTCTTAAATCTGGATTGAGAGCTCTTATAGTTGCAGAGCCACTTTGATATAGCAGACCTCTACTGTTAACTGGTGCGCCGACTTTTTTGTCTAAATAGCCTTTGAATTGACTTCTGTCTGTGAAAGATTTTTCGACTAAAGCTTTATATTTAGAATGCTTTTCATTCCAAATGGTATTTAAATTTCCGATGGAAGAGTTGATCAACTCCAGCGCACCTTCGTGAGTCTTCTTAATATTGATTGTTGCTGGGTTTCTAACACCTGTATCGTAATTCAAGTTATCTAAAACATTTTGATAAGATTGACGTAGATTTCCATCTAAAGACTTATAAATTTGTAAGTTATTAGAGCTGAACTTACTCATTAAAGAGCTGACGATATTTGTTGTAGCATTACCAAAAGTCGCTATCGTAGTTCCTTGTCCCCCCTTTGAAATAAAGGGATAACCTGATTGCAAGTCGACACCATTAAAAGGAGACTTCACAGCGTCTGATAAAAATCCAGCTACGGTGTAACCATTTGCCTGCTCCATTCTTACTGTCGAGTCTGGATGTCCAGGGGCTTCGGTGTTTACACCTTGAATGATCACCATGTGTTCCATTAAATCCGAGATATTTACAAAACCTCCGCCCACTGCAGGCATCTTTTGTCCCCACATCCATGGAGCCGTAAGGCCATATTTATCTATTTTTACAGTCTTATACACAGGTTCCATGTAAGCTGAACTGTTCACATTATCAAAACAGTTCATTACTCCACCGTTAGTGATCACGTTTTTATTAGAGTTGCCATAAGGATCTAAAAATAAATCATAGGACCAACGCGGAGGGGCTCCAGGAAATGTAATTGCAAAATAAAATTTTTCTGGCCCCAAAGTATTAGCATAGGCAGTATGAAGACTCTTATATATGGCCGCCTCGATGATCGTTTGCAAAGGACTGCTGGCAATACCAAGAGCGGAACTTCCTAATAGAAATTTTAAAAAATCACGACGATCAGTACTCATGGCTTACTCCCCTGCTCCAAAGCTTGCATGACGATAAATATCTGAGGTTATTATAGACTCTAAGGTTTTCATTGGATCTTGATGGTTTTTCAATTCAGACGCTAACTGTCTGATGAAAATCGCGTTCTGGTCGTTTTGATAAAGCGGACTTTTGATCAATTCGACTGGATAATCCATATTTGTAAAGTGTTTGAAATATCTTGTGGCTGCACATAAGTAAGTGTCATCGAGTTGTTTGAAGATATTACCTAGAGCATTAAAATCGTTCACTGGCTTTTCAATATACACACCATCTAAAGTTCTATAAGCAAAAACCCCTCTGGCTGTTTTTTTATAATAATCAGGATCACGAACAGTAGGCCATGTATAGGCTGATGAAATCGTGGCAGGACGATCCACTTCGATTCTTCCTATATTTGTACCTGCGCGGTTAATGCCCACAACGGTAGTACTGTAGGCTCTAAGTAAACCCACAACTTGGTCCATACTCACATGACATCCTACACAACCACGATTGGTTCTAAATGGAATGTCTTTGGCATTAGGGTCAACGTAGGGAGCTGAATCAGAGCCTAAGTTCACAACAGGCAAATCACGACATGTGAAGTCTTTAAAAATAGCACGACCAAAACGACGAGGCATAATCAAGCCTCCATCTGAATTGACAGAACTTAAATTCACTGTGCGCATCACATAGTCACGGTTACCTAAAATCCCACCACCTTTAGAACCATTAAAGACTCTGGGTGTATTCGGCGCACCTGCGGTTCCAGGAACCATCAATTCAGGCTCATCTCTAAAACCGATCAGGT
This portion of the Pseudobdellovibrionaceae bacterium genome encodes:
- a CDS encoding sulfatase-like hydrolase/transferase → MLAAVVDFFKSNFWGLKNTHFLLFNILIGSLISLLYFASTPYTGIFSLTYITVSLVVQIGVIYSLIYLAFGFLPKPLQNLVMPLVYSVLGLFLFADTQIYYFLKFHFNSLVWNVLITPGGWESLGIKTWDIYIIIFIALSFTVAQYLLYIFCQRKLSIPLLRTKLLCSGLLGLYLVGSSLYAYGDLYDIYEITKVYNVVPGYQPLTVKRTFKKVFGYLPTPDMEVVEQVKSELHYPLKDLKFKKTDTQYNFIFLVIDSFRAQSFTPEITPHLFDFAKKSQNFTLHYSGGNGTRNGVFSLFYGIYSSYWDQFLRKNRSPVFLDRLQELNYQMQVYSPSPQTFPEFRKTLFVNMLEHVKDEYGIAPAHIKNAEALEDLTNFSISEKKPFFVYSLLDSTHAPYSFPDDHVKFEPIVDQVSYMSLSDEEIKLEIKNCYHNSLYYIDVLIGRLLETLEKQNVLKNTIIVITGDHGEEFLENGHIGHANAFTPYQVQVPMLVYIPGKKPQEYTHITSHHDLIPTLMPFLGVNSPSKDYSHGQSLFDDSPRDIIACSWSDCAYLDAEGFVVFGIKSHSSYKVEFRDLKYDVIAKAKGFTDSRKSKLPKILYRMGEYLK
- a CDS encoding porin family protein produces the protein MNFFLKFILAFIFIVGSGALNFALAAQVVAVKGKQVLVRGKNLKTNGLYYVVAQGKRRGVVRIKKVQGTKALAVLLKGNVNKGHSLIYRSPKPKSATQAKAPKTQRPSSAKTKPRTKKSSSLPSPGFYGIGGALAYHQNKASIKFNNGDSDSLSGSGISFKAFGDYMFAERIHLRGEVGTVAFKSKGADKCFGEQCRLNINYLGATVMARYMFNPHNSLTRYWGGAGASLVFPLSKGNTNAVQVDDVGSTMTFHIGGGLDYQLNDKYFIPVTAEYILFPPSDDVSSNMMMLKVGFGMRL
- a CDS encoding endonuclease/exonuclease/phosphatase family protein is translated as MSKLTLTSFNIRCFGFNGDYFAPAKSELRVPFLKKFVFDHFSNTDVFILQEIMDPSLLPNLLPQGFKFYTYEHTYPRHMYIALCCRQGLDFVETQIIPDTAIDSTSSRPAFYGVLTQGKTPLAQIVGVHLKSDYNNTDNRIKQALAICEFLNQKQDPLPVVLAGDFNSHLNSKTKKNRDDLFYLNDLFEKQGLKRAELFDFTYITSFERAHLDHIWTSAQILETRTYNYTSYAPAAEALKKYFDEISDHLPVSATLAL
- a CDS encoding GNAT family N-acetyltransferase gives rise to the protein MTASKVQIRFAQRQDCKLILDFITQLAIYEKLEHEVSATVEALQNTLFGEKPHAEVVILEEQQRPVGFALFFHNYSTFLAQPGLYLEDLFVLPEYRGKGYGTLLLSFLADLAVQRDCGRFEWSVLDWNTPALRVYERLGALPMSEWTSQRLTGEALQKLAESYRK
- a CDS encoding YceI family protein; the encoded protein is MSHFLTVLVSVLFVSHIANASAGVEVDVQLSPAGSFKAKGTAKGLVKQRGNVVISNQVVVDLNSLKTGIALRDKHLKQRLLTDKFPTAKLVKAKGTDGKAKAVISLMGKQHQINTTYTTKGKFLTSSFTMNLASLGIKDVKYMGVGVKDEVTVRVTVPVEQVPMPKARAAVDARKGSKSK